A genome region from Brooklawnia propionicigenes includes the following:
- a CDS encoding FadR/GntR family transcriptional regulator: MGAPTLHQAIVESVAQHILSGEIQPGEVLTLTWIQEEYGVSRTVARETARVLESVGLLEARRKVGLVVRPQSEWSALHPRMVRWMMQGGGHLAELRALTELRLAVEPVAASAAATLATSEQREELKALARRLYQLADRADSQDFLEADIRFHALLLEASGNPIFVSLKGALAETLRGRVAWGLMPREAALMAITGHAHVAWLVAGGDREAAFHATVAMLGGLRRELGQ, encoded by the coding sequence ATGGGAGCCCCGACGCTGCACCAAGCGATCGTTGAATCCGTGGCGCAGCACATTCTGAGTGGTGAGATTCAGCCCGGCGAGGTGCTCACTTTGACCTGGATCCAAGAGGAATACGGCGTCTCTCGTACCGTGGCGCGGGAGACCGCGCGGGTGCTCGAGTCGGTCGGACTGCTGGAAGCCCGCCGCAAGGTGGGGCTGGTCGTCCGGCCGCAGAGCGAATGGAGTGCGCTCCACCCGCGCATGGTGCGGTGGATGATGCAGGGCGGTGGTCATCTCGCGGAGCTGCGAGCATTGACCGAATTGCGGCTCGCCGTCGAACCGGTCGCCGCATCGGCCGCGGCTACCCTGGCCACCAGTGAGCAACGAGAAGAACTGAAGGCCCTGGCCAGACGGTTGTATCAGCTTGCCGACCGGGCCGATTCGCAGGACTTTCTCGAGGCTGACATCAGATTCCATGCGCTGCTGCTCGAGGCGAGCGGCAATCCGATCTTCGTCTCGTTGAAGGGCGCGCTGGCCGAAACACTGCGCGGACGCGTCGCCTGGGGGCTGATGCCGCGGGAGGCTGCCCTGATGGCGATCACCGGCCACGCCCATGTGGCCTGGCTGGTTGCCGGCGGCGATCGGGAAGCGGCCTTCCACGCGACGGTTGCCATGCTCGGCGGCCTGCGCCGGGAGTTGGGGCAGTAG
- a CDS encoding MFS transporter, translated as MDQETIRRLSDQATHVLLNKPQTISSRKGGWMMISTILIEAWDLYAIAFVLIFIKNEFQPNAVELSLVAAAVQGGALIGALIGGVVADRLGRKKVFILTMVLFIILAIAQGFSQNIIDLIIIRLLIGIPLGSDISNGYAYIMESMSKGTREQMGSRWQFMFGLGEVFSIIVITILFATNIFSDTILWRVALALGAVPALLLLIMRLDLPETPLSLIQRGKFVQAKATSKLLFDDDLDMLPDQDVKIEKPKLHDFLSVIWRDPIKKRASIFGWISNACQGAEFTAWGFYLPFILTVAGVAGAGNIIGSNLVTALVFCLATVSGFVAPLMLPKIGHRGLSMWGFGLSFIGLMIGAISLAKIAPFEALNQTPPVAWGSLLVVGACILMWGHYWDASNGMTIVSMAAPARFKATASGFGYVFVKAASFFGAFVFPVLTQYAGKAWATAAVGILSLIGFFSAKYILPEMWGYVETEEVGGIAPQSEASAVV; from the coding sequence ATGGATCAAGAGACGATCCGACGCCTGTCGGATCAGGCAACCCATGTGTTGCTCAACAAGCCCCAGACCATCTCGAGCCGCAAGGGCGGCTGGATGATGATCTCCACGATCCTCATCGAAGCGTGGGATCTCTATGCGATCGCCTTTGTGCTGATCTTCATCAAGAACGAGTTTCAGCCAAATGCCGTTGAGCTGTCCTTGGTTGCCGCGGCGGTCCAGGGCGGCGCGCTGATCGGCGCGCTGATCGGTGGCGTGGTCGCCGATCGACTCGGACGCAAGAAGGTCTTCATCCTGACGATGGTGCTGTTCATCATCCTGGCCATCGCGCAGGGATTCTCCCAGAACATCATCGACCTGATCATCATCAGGCTGCTGATCGGTATTCCGCTGGGCTCGGATATCTCGAACGGCTACGCCTACATCATGGAGTCGATGTCGAAGGGCACCCGCGAGCAGATGGGCTCCCGCTGGCAGTTCATGTTCGGTCTGGGCGAGGTCTTCTCCATCATCGTCATCACGATCCTGTTCGCCACCAACATCTTTAGCGATACCATCCTGTGGCGCGTAGCACTGGCCCTGGGTGCCGTGCCGGCCCTGTTGCTGCTGATCATGCGGCTGGATCTGCCCGAAACACCGCTGTCGCTCATTCAGCGCGGCAAGTTCGTCCAGGCGAAGGCGACCAGCAAGCTGCTGTTCGATGACGACCTCGATATGCTGCCCGACCAGGACGTCAAGATCGAGAAGCCGAAGCTGCACGACTTCTTGAGTGTCATCTGGAGAGATCCGATCAAGAAGCGCGCATCGATCTTCGGCTGGATCTCGAATGCCTGCCAGGGCGCCGAGTTCACCGCCTGGGGCTTCTACCTGCCGTTCATCCTGACCGTCGCCGGCGTTGCGGGAGCCGGCAACATCATCGGATCCAACCTGGTGACCGCGCTGGTCTTCTGCCTGGCGACAGTCTCCGGCTTCGTGGCCCCGCTGATGCTTCCGAAGATCGGCCATCGCGGCCTGTCGATGTGGGGCTTCGGGTTGTCGTTCATCGGTCTGATGATCGGAGCTATCTCGCTGGCCAAGATCGCCCCCTTCGAGGCGCTCAACCAGACTCCGCCGGTGGCCTGGGGGAGCCTGCTCGTGGTCGGTGCCTGCATTTTGATGTGGGGCCACTACTGGGACGCCTCCAACGGCATGACGATCGTCTCAATGGCCGCCCCGGCGCGCTTCAAGGCGACCGCGTCCGGCTTCGGATACGTCTTCGTCAAGGCGGCCTCGTTCTTCGGCGCCTTCGTCTTCCCGGTCCTCACCCAGTACGCAGGCAAGGCCTGGGCCACTGCGGCCGTCGGCATCTTGTCGCTCATCGGCTTCTTCTCGGCGAAGTACATCCTGCCGGAGATGTGGGGCTACGTGGAGACCGAGGAGGTCGGCGGAATCGCTCCTCAGAGCGAAGCCTCGGCAGTCGTGTAA
- a CDS encoding histidine phosphatase family protein, translating into MRLLIVRHGESTANRDHLVLGQSLPAPLTELGRLQAEAAAATVAGLVADGPVQLFSSDAVRAASTAQAIADRLGARLNVTPLLREQCLGELEGRPVSELRALPTPAGLDVSEVAWGGGESIVQVHERMRRLLAWLRTRIDARGTVVLVGHGDALCVLQTVLAGRGHRDVDWEHDSLAPAEVREISAAGLADECGDGVSPGAGCEVG; encoded by the coding sequence ATGCGCTTGCTGATCGTGCGGCATGGGGAATCGACCGCCAACCGAGACCATCTGGTATTGGGGCAGTCGTTGCCGGCGCCGCTCACCGAGCTCGGACGGCTGCAAGCCGAGGCGGCGGCTGCCACGGTGGCGGGCCTGGTCGCCGACGGGCCCGTTCAGCTATTCAGTTCGGACGCGGTGCGGGCGGCATCGACAGCACAGGCAATCGCAGATCGGTTGGGGGCTCGGCTCAACGTCACCCCGCTGCTGCGCGAACAGTGCCTGGGCGAACTCGAAGGACGCCCCGTCAGTGAGTTGCGGGCTCTGCCGACCCCCGCCGGCTTGGATGTCTCCGAGGTCGCGTGGGGCGGTGGGGAGTCCATCGTCCAGGTCCATGAACGCATGCGGCGGTTGCTGGCGTGGCTGAGAACACGCATCGATGCTCGCGGCACGGTCGTGCTGGTCGGACACGGCGACGCGCTGTGCGTGCTTCAGACGGTGCTGGCGGGCAGGGGGCACCGGGATGTCGACTGGGAGCATGACTCGCTGGCACCCGCCGAGGTGCGCGAGATCAGCGCCGCCGGGTTGGCGGACGAATGCGGGGACGGGGTGTCGCCTGGAGCCGGCTGTGAGGTTGGTTGA
- a CDS encoding DUF4956 domain-containing protein: protein MNPYLMLADIVAITLLMLVFYVPRKGRRELVSSFLVTNVGVLALATAMSVGTIAAGLGLGLFGVLSIIRLRSEELSHREIAYYFAALSLGLLGGLEGLPLLWSIGLMALVLLAIAIGDHPRVTAHTRSAELIIDQAITDPAALERRTSELLGGVVTDLVIRRVDLINDSTTVQVRYRLLTTNDTTAGNQLDKPNTYQGPFEPAMRATGNREPLR, encoded by the coding sequence ATGAATCCGTATCTGATGCTCGCCGATATCGTGGCCATCACCTTGCTGATGCTCGTCTTCTACGTGCCTCGCAAGGGTCGCCGTGAACTGGTCTCCAGCTTCCTGGTCACCAACGTCGGCGTCCTCGCCCTCGCAACCGCGATGTCGGTCGGGACGATTGCAGCGGGTCTTGGCCTCGGTCTGTTCGGTGTGCTGTCCATCATTCGGCTCCGCTCCGAAGAGCTGAGCCACCGCGAAATCGCCTACTATTTCGCTGCCTTGAGCCTGGGCTTGCTGGGCGGCCTTGAGGGGCTGCCGTTGTTGTGGAGCATCGGCCTGATGGCCCTGGTGCTGCTGGCCATCGCGATCGGCGACCATCCTCGTGTCACCGCGCATACCAGGAGCGCAGAACTGATCATCGACCAGGCCATCACCGACCCCGCCGCTCTCGAACGGCGGACCTCGGAGTTGCTCGGCGGCGTCGTCACCGACCTCGTCATCCGCCGCGTGGACTTGATCAACGACTCCACCACGGTCCAGGTTCGCTACCGTCTGCTCACCACGAATGACACCACTGCGGGCAACCAGCTCGACAAGCCGAATACCTATCAAGGCCCTTTCGAGCCCGCCATGCGGGCCACCGGAAACCGTGAGCCGCTGCGATGA
- a CDS encoding VTC domain-containing protein, with product MTATISLEELNEQSALLDRVDRKYLIKTSDLPVIWNNLDDCSRVLDINGLTWFGYHSVYYDTPELDCYADAGIGRRRRLKVRTRAYLSSDEHWLEVKTRGPRGTTIKDRLARTGDSGSLSSAERHWIGQTLLFRGITHAPVETLQPTVTTDYSRRTIQICPADAPVSRLTIDVGLTCSTPDDNAESVSFDEYTIVETKGSPRPSRADRQLWTMGHRPLRVSKFGIGVALLNPELPDYKWHRIIKHEFAA from the coding sequence ATGACCGCGACGATCAGCCTCGAAGAACTCAACGAGCAAAGCGCCCTGCTCGACCGGGTGGATCGCAAGTACCTCATCAAGACCTCCGATCTGCCGGTGATCTGGAACAACCTCGATGATTGCTCCCGGGTTCTGGACATCAACGGGCTCACCTGGTTCGGCTACCACTCGGTCTACTACGACACTCCCGAGTTGGACTGCTATGCCGATGCCGGCATCGGACGACGCCGCCGCCTCAAGGTCCGCACCCGTGCTTATCTGTCCAGCGACGAGCACTGGCTCGAAGTCAAGACTCGCGGGCCACGCGGCACCACCATCAAGGACCGGCTGGCCCGCACCGGCGACTCCGGCTCGCTCTCCAGCGCCGAACGGCACTGGATCGGTCAAACGCTCTTGTTCCGCGGCATCACCCATGCCCCCGTCGAGACCCTGCAACCAACCGTGACCACGGACTACTCACGCCGCACGATACAGATCTGTCCCGCGGATGCACCCGTCTCGCGGCTCACCATCGATGTCGGACTGACCTGTTCAACTCCGGACGACAACGCCGAATCGGTCAGTTTCGACGAGTACACCATCGTCGAAACCAAGGGCTCGCCGCGGCCATCACGGGCCGACCGGCAGCTGTGGACGATGGGTCACCGACCCCTTCGGGTCAGCAAATTCGGAATCGGGGTCGCACTGCTCAACCCGGAACTGCCCGACTACAAGTGGCACCGCATCATCAAGCACGAGTTCGCCGCCTAA
- a CDS encoding carbohydrate-binding domain-containing protein, with the protein MNHSKITTSIVGFALAGLTLAGCGSSDLTATGSSASSVNSSSSTSSSTATTVDYTQYADVLSDNKESHADSNDADYDASKATTITLADDDVTISEPGTYILSGTLTDHSVTIDSSADGKVKLVLDNVTMTSSVNSPIIVTAADEVVIILADGSTNTVTDTSAHSAAESDSDAPNAAIFSMDDLTIGGNGALTVTSTASGVDGIASKDGLVILAGDITVDAADDGIRGKDYLIVEGGTISVKSAQDGLKSTNEDDDTVGYVYVSGGTVTIDAGDDGAHAEGDLLVSGGNLTITNSYEGLEGANIVIAGGVVDVTSSDDGLNATQGTSNDSAQPADQAGDTGPAQGGAMPQGGPMADGQAQGGTAGGMGESSDGSQLIITGGEITVNAEGDGIDSNGTVTMSGGTAIVHGPTKSGNGALDTTSFDISGGTLIAAGSTGMVVTPTTTSAQGWVSVNQTLTSGQTVELLDGDTVLATFTAVKDAGNIVISVPGIVSGSSYTVRVDDSDAGSVTADQASAGGGMGRAGDQSWQR; encoded by the coding sequence ATGAATCATTCGAAGATCACCACATCGATTGTCGGCTTCGCCTTGGCCGGGCTCACCCTGGCCGGCTGCGGTTCGTCCGATCTCACCGCGACTGGCTCCAGCGCCAGTTCGGTCAACAGCTCGAGCTCGACCTCGTCCAGCACCGCGACCACCGTCGACTACACCCAATACGCTGACGTGCTCTCCGATAACAAGGAATCGCACGCCGACTCCAACGATGCCGACTACGACGCCTCCAAGGCGACGACGATCACGCTGGCCGATGACGACGTCACCATCAGCGAGCCCGGCACCTACATCCTCAGCGGCACCCTGACCGATCACAGTGTCACGATCGACTCGTCGGCAGACGGCAAAGTCAAGCTCGTGCTCGACAACGTCACCATGACGTCGTCGGTGAACTCGCCGATCATCGTGACTGCCGCCGACGAGGTCGTGATCATCCTGGCCGACGGATCCACCAATACCGTCACCGACACCTCGGCGCACAGTGCTGCCGAATCCGACTCCGATGCGCCGAACGCTGCGATCTTCTCGATGGACGATCTCACCATCGGCGGCAACGGTGCCCTCACGGTCACCTCCACCGCCAGCGGGGTCGACGGCATCGCCAGCAAGGATGGCCTGGTCATCCTCGCCGGTGACATCACCGTGGACGCAGCAGATGACGGTATCCGCGGCAAGGACTACCTCATCGTCGAAGGCGGCACCATCAGCGTGAAGTCCGCCCAGGACGGCCTGAAATCCACGAATGAGGACGACGACACCGTCGGTTACGTCTACGTGAGCGGTGGCACCGTCACCATCGATGCCGGAGACGACGGCGCACACGCGGAAGGTGACCTGCTGGTCTCCGGCGGGAACCTGACGATCACCAACTCCTACGAAGGCCTCGAGGGAGCAAACATCGTCATCGCGGGCGGGGTCGTGGATGTGACCTCCAGCGATGATGGCCTCAACGCCACGCAGGGCACATCCAACGATTCGGCGCAGCCGGCTGACCAAGCCGGTGACACTGGTCCTGCCCAGGGCGGCGCGATGCCTCAGGGTGGCCCGATGGCCGATGGCCAGGCCCAGGGCGGCACGGCGGGTGGCATGGGTGAGTCCAGCGACGGCTCCCAACTGATCATCACCGGCGGCGAGATCACCGTCAACGCCGAGGGCGATGGCATCGACTCCAATGGCACCGTCACGATGAGCGGCGGCACGGCGATCGTCCACGGCCCCACCAAGAGCGGCAACGGCGCTCTCGACACCACGTCCTTCGATATCTCGGGTGGCACACTGATCGCGGCCGGCAGCACCGGCATGGTGGTCACTCCCACGACCACAAGTGCCCAGGGCTGGGTGAGCGTGAATCAGACGTTGACCAGTGGACAAACCGTCGAGCTACTCGATGGTGACACTGTGCTGGCCACATTCACCGCGGTCAAGGACGCCGGCAACATCGTCATCTCGGTGCCGGGAATCGTCAGCGGTTCGTCCTACACGGTTCGGGTCGACGATTCTGACGCGGGCAGCGTCACTGCGGACCAAGCGTCCGCCGGCGGCGGAATGGGTCGGGCCGGCGACCAGTCCTGGCAGCGATGA
- a CDS encoding phosphodiester glycosidase family protein encodes MTDGRPKVSRRAVLLGGLTALAATGTASAWALDRFVIEHAQVTGVSQLDSSASPDDNALADPKVTITTWTTGADDDLVTGYIADISTADARQIRTAFADDTYGENIIENPSVIAARVGAALAINGDYYGFRSEGIVIRDGIAFRDKGTRDGLALYSDGQLRVYDETTISAQELVDAGVWQTWSFGPGLIIDGQIQAGIDDVEIDTNVGNHSIQGEQPRTAIAMIEPNHYLFAVIDGRSPGYSRGVTMTGLAQLLAGLGAQVAYNLDGGGSSTMVHDGQLVNNPLGQGKERGTSDIIWTTGG; translated from the coding sequence ATGACCGACGGCCGGCCCAAGGTATCGCGGCGAGCCGTGCTGCTCGGCGGGCTGACGGCGCTGGCCGCTACCGGCACCGCCAGCGCCTGGGCGCTCGATCGGTTCGTGATCGAGCATGCCCAGGTCACCGGGGTCTCGCAACTGGACTCCTCGGCCTCTCCCGACGACAACGCGTTGGCAGACCCGAAGGTCACCATCACCACCTGGACGACAGGCGCCGACGACGACCTGGTCACCGGCTACATCGCCGACATCAGCACGGCGGACGCTCGCCAGATCCGAACCGCATTCGCCGACGACACCTACGGCGAGAACATCATCGAAAACCCCTCGGTGATCGCCGCCCGCGTCGGGGCGGCCCTGGCCATCAACGGCGACTACTACGGATTCCGCAGCGAAGGCATCGTCATCCGCGACGGCATCGCCTTCCGCGACAAGGGCACCCGCGATGGACTGGCGCTATATTCCGACGGGCAACTGAGGGTGTACGACGAAACCACGATCAGCGCTCAGGAGCTCGTCGATGCCGGCGTCTGGCAGACCTGGTCGTTCGGTCCCGGGTTGATCATCGACGGACAGATCCAAGCCGGCATCGACGACGTGGAGATCGACACAAACGTCGGCAACCACTCGATCCAGGGCGAACAGCCGCGCACCGCGATCGCGATGATCGAACCGAACCACTACCTGTTCGCCGTGATCGATGGACGCTCGCCGGGCTACAGCCGCGGGGTCACCATGACCGGACTCGCTCAGCTTCTCGCCGGTCTGGGTGCTCAGGTGGCCTACAACCTGGACGGCGGCGGCTCATCGACGATGGTCCATGACGGCCAGCTGGTCAACAACCCCCTCGGCCAGGGCAAGGAACGCGGCACCAGCGACATCATCTGGACCACCGGAGGCTAG
- a CDS encoding bifunctional glycosyltransferase family 2/GtrA family protein: protein MVILIPSYEPDRRLLTLLTHLSGQQIVIVDDGSSQRYAHWFAAAERLGCTVIHHRINRGKGKALRTGFEYIARHFPGEPVVCADGDGQHTPADITKVADALDDGDPNMVLGVREFSGKVPLRSRIGNAATRSLFRAATGLAISDTQTGLRAYPARMLSWLCTIDGDRFDYELILLVRASQQGMRVRQVPIKTVYEDGNASSHFRPVRDSWLIYRPLLGFIGSSLLGFGIDCAMLALLLAGTGVLTLSVIGARLVSATVNYTVNRRYVFAAQAPLAVRQTLPGYAALAVVVLIGNLVLMWTLTPLTGAAVAKIVTEVSLLTVSYVVQSTRVFAHRHRAQHEDTAPAPDDSDAVQKLGVR, encoded by the coding sequence ATGGTCATCCTCATACCCAGCTACGAGCCCGATCGCAGACTACTGACCCTCCTGACCCACCTGTCCGGTCAGCAGATCGTCATCGTGGACGACGGCTCGAGCCAGCGCTACGCCCACTGGTTCGCCGCAGCCGAACGTCTCGGTTGCACCGTCATCCATCACCGGATCAACCGAGGTAAAGGCAAGGCACTGCGTACCGGGTTCGAGTACATCGCCCGGCACTTTCCGGGCGAGCCGGTGGTCTGCGCCGACGGCGATGGTCAACACACACCGGCCGACATAACCAAGGTCGCCGATGCCCTCGACGACGGCGACCCCAACATGGTGCTGGGTGTGCGGGAATTCTCCGGCAAGGTCCCGCTGCGGTCACGGATCGGCAATGCCGCAACGAGATCGCTCTTCCGGGCAGCAACCGGACTGGCGATCAGCGACACCCAGACAGGGCTGCGCGCCTATCCCGCACGAATGCTCAGCTGGCTGTGCACGATCGACGGCGACCGGTTCGACTATGAGCTCATCCTCCTGGTGAGGGCGAGCCAGCAGGGGATGCGCGTCCGGCAGGTACCCATCAAGACCGTCTACGAGGACGGCAACGCGTCCAGCCATTTCCGGCCGGTCCGAGATTCCTGGCTCATCTACCGCCCCTTGCTGGGATTCATCGGCAGTTCGCTGCTGGGCTTCGGCATCGACTGCGCGATGCTCGCGCTGCTGCTGGCCGGCACCGGTGTGCTGACCCTGTCGGTGATCGGCGCCCGGCTGGTCAGCGCGACAGTCAACTACACGGTCAACCGCCGCTACGTCTTCGCCGCTCAAGCGCCCCTTGCGGTGCGCCAGACACTCCCCGGCTATGCCGCGCTGGCCGTCGTCGTCCTGATCGGCAACCTCGTCCTGATGTGGACGCTCACCCCGCTCACCGGCGCAGCAGTCGCGAAGATCGTTACTGAGGTGTCCTTACTTACTGTCAGCTATGTCGTCCAATCCACCCGGGTATTCGCGCATCGCCACCGAGCCCAGCACGAGGACACCGCACCGGCGCCCGACGATTCCGACGCTGTGCAAAAATTAGGCGTCCGCTGA
- the cobT gene encoding nicotinate-nucleotide--dimethylbenzimidazole phosphoribosyltransferase, producing the protein MTIDPGSLLGRTISSITPTDSKALAAAEDRQCQLTKPPGSLGLLEVIGCQLSAICGQVPPPVPTHPVLAVFAGDHGVYEQNITCWPQEVTVQMLINMCYGGASINALAPETGTQIWPVDIGLANGVPDAPGLRRLRVRSGTADFTQTSAMTREEAQRAIEVGIALADQAVAGGADVLLTGEVGLGNTTSASALIAAMTGTDPQLTTGRGAGSDDVMLQRKVDVVRRGIALHDPDPSDPLGVLAALGGLELAGMAGFMLGGAAHRVPVILDGVLSCSAALVATGLQPDLIGYLFAGHLGDEPGIKVALEALGLPALCDLELRLGEGSGALMALPIIRGAARVLRDMATFADAGVSGKVDE; encoded by the coding sequence ATGACCATCGATCCTGGTTCGCTGCTGGGCAGAACCATTTCATCCATCACCCCCACCGACTCCAAAGCGCTCGCAGCCGCCGAGGACCGACAGTGTCAGTTGACCAAGCCACCGGGATCCCTGGGACTGCTGGAAGTCATCGGCTGCCAGCTGAGTGCGATCTGTGGCCAGGTACCGCCACCGGTACCCACTCATCCGGTATTGGCAGTCTTCGCGGGCGACCACGGAGTCTACGAGCAGAACATCACCTGCTGGCCGCAAGAGGTCACCGTGCAGATGCTCATCAACATGTGCTACGGCGGCGCGTCCATCAATGCGTTGGCGCCCGAGACCGGCACCCAGATCTGGCCGGTCGACATCGGGTTGGCCAACGGTGTGCCGGATGCTCCGGGGCTGCGCCGCCTGCGGGTGCGCAGCGGTACCGCTGACTTCACCCAGACCTCCGCGATGACTCGGGAGGAAGCTCAGCGCGCGATCGAGGTGGGCATTGCCCTGGCCGACCAGGCCGTCGCCGGCGGCGCAGACGTGCTGTTGACCGGCGAAGTCGGGCTCGGAAACACCACCTCGGCGTCGGCACTGATCGCGGCGATGACCGGTACCGACCCCCAGCTGACCACCGGACGCGGCGCCGGCTCCGATGACGTCATGCTGCAGCGCAAGGTCGATGTCGTTCGCCGCGGCATCGCCCTGCACGATCCCGATCCGTCCGATCCGCTCGGCGTGCTGGCCGCGCTGGGCGGCCTCGAGCTGGCGGGCATGGCCGGCTTCATGCTCGGGGGCGCGGCCCACCGAGTCCCGGTGATTCTCGACGGCGTGCTCAGCTGCTCCGCGGCGCTGGTGGCCACCGGTCTGCAGCCCGATCTCATCGGTTATCTGTTCGCAGGTCACCTCGGTGACGAGCCGGGCATCAAGGTAGCGCTCGAGGCGCTGGGGCTGCCGGCTCTGTGCGATCTCGAGCTGCGGCTCGGTGAAGGTAGCGGCGCCCTGATGGCGCTGCCGATCATCCGCGGTGCCGCCCGGGTGCTGCGCGACATGGCCACCTTCGCCGACGCCGGGGTGTCCGGCAAGGTGGACGAGTGA
- a CDS encoding bifunctional adenosylcobinamide kinase/adenosylcobinamide-phosphate guanylyltransferase, with product MSEPRIARLLVLGGARSGKSTFAEQHFAHAPAVDYLATSQVPDDDPEWVERVRVHRRRRPSHWTTIETLELAGELSRETTTPLLIDCMTVWLTRQMDLAGIWDERPGCDEALKAAVEEAVGAFARATRPVVAVSNEVGQGLVPAEAGSRRFRDEMGVLNMRLAEVVDEVWFCTAGIPARLK from the coding sequence GTGAGCGAGCCTCGGATCGCGCGACTGCTGGTGCTGGGCGGTGCCCGCTCGGGCAAGTCGACCTTCGCCGAACAGCACTTCGCGCATGCCCCGGCCGTCGACTACCTTGCCACGTCGCAGGTGCCCGACGACGATCCCGAATGGGTCGAACGCGTCCGCGTGCACCGGCGGCGGCGCCCCTCGCACTGGACGACCATCGAGACCCTTGAGCTCGCCGGCGAACTGTCGCGGGAGACCACCACACCGTTGCTCATCGACTGCATGACCGTTTGGCTGACTCGCCAGATGGATCTGGCGGGAATCTGGGATGAACGGCCGGGTTGCGATGAGGCCCTGAAGGCCGCCGTCGAGGAGGCCGTCGGGGCGTTCGCTCGCGCGACCAGGCCCGTGGTCGCGGTCAGCAACGAGGTCGGGCAGGGCCTGGTGCCTGCTGAGGCGGGCAGCCGGCGCTTCCGCGACGAAATGGGCGTGCTCAACATGCGCCTGGCCGAGGTCGTGGACGAGGTCTGGTTCTGCACCGCCGGTATTCCGGCCAGGCTGAAGTGA
- a CDS encoding adenosylcobinamide-GDP ribazoletransferase, with product MSGATGAAPRRSGLVLAAGFFSIIPMPAFTEIGENETRRALRWFPTLGALFGLAAGLAGAATLLVSGAHLLAAVIVLLIWQALAGAMHLDGLADCFDGLAALGSRKEGRDAARALEIMRTPDTGAMGVAAIVLVLLVQVGALSAAPDARTLLVLAILAPAVGRAAILIASRPGVPAARKGGFGALFHEVTPPTQIAIQMLLIAAVAVGLGWWAAGWVGAIGLGCSLAIAVLVSLVWVHRLVGAFGGLSGDMFGAIIEVTTAVCALAGSLALSAAFRVAAF from the coding sequence GTGAGCGGCGCCACAGGTGCGGCACCCCGCCGGTCCGGTCTGGTACTGGCGGCGGGATTCTTCAGCATCATCCCGATGCCGGCATTCACTGAGATCGGCGAGAACGAAACCCGCCGGGCTTTGCGCTGGTTTCCCACCCTGGGCGCGCTTTTCGGATTGGCGGCAGGTCTGGCCGGTGCCGCGACGCTGCTAGTGAGTGGGGCTCACTTACTGGCAGCCGTCATCGTGCTCCTTATCTGGCAGGCATTGGCCGGCGCGATGCATCTGGACGGCCTGGCCGACTGCTTCGACGGGCTGGCTGCCTTGGGCAGCCGCAAAGAAGGACGTGACGCCGCCCGCGCGCTGGAGATCATGCGCACCCCCGACACCGGTGCCATGGGTGTCGCAGCAATCGTCCTGGTCTTGTTGGTGCAGGTCGGCGCCTTGTCGGCAGCCCCCGATGCACGCACCCTGCTCGTGCTGGCGATTCTCGCTCCGGCCGTCGGGCGGGCCGCGATCCTGATCGCCTCCCGCCCCGGTGTGCCCGCTGCCCGCAAAGGTGGCTTCGGGGCGCTGTTCCACGAGGTGACGCCGCCCACCCAGATCGCCATCCAGATGCTGCTGATCGCCGCAGTCGCTGTCGGCTTGGGCTGGTGGGCAGCCGGATGGGTCGGCGCCATCGGGCTGGGCTGCTCACTGGCGATCGCCGTGCTGGTCTCATTGGTCTGGGTGCACCGGCTGGTCGGCGCCTTCGGCGGGCTGAGCGGTGACATGTTCGGCGCCATCATCGAGGTCACCACGGCAGTCTGCGCACTGGCCGGTTCGCTCGCGCTGTCCGCCGCCTTCCGAGTCGCCGCATTCTGA